CCACAGAGGACACAGAGAGCACAGAGTCTTCCTGGAACCAAGGTAAATGCCATTGGCGCAAGGGAAGGCATCCGGGTGATGCAAATGCAAACATTTCATTCTCCGTGTCCTCTGTGATCTCTGTGGTGAAATAAAGAAACCAACCGAGGAACAGCAAAAATGCATCCCGCTTTTTCCGTGATCTTTCTGACCACCCTGATCGGTGCGGCCCAGGGCATGTTCATGGCTCTGGTCACTGGTCAGGTGTATTCCATGGCCAATCTGCTCGAGCCGCAGGATTCAGTCACCTTCTATGCGGCGGGCAGCCTGATCGCCCTGCTGCTGCTTGGTGGCGGCCTGGTGGCCGCGGTGTTCCACCTGGGCAAGCCGAGCTATTTCATCACCCGCGCCTGGCGTGGTGTCACCCAGTGGCGCACCTCCTGGCTGTCGCGCGAGCTGATCGCCCTGCCGGCCTTCATGTTCCTGGTGTTCCTCTACGGGGTGGTGCATTACATGGGCTGGACCGACACCCTGTTCACCATCAAGGGCGTGATCCCGGTCGATCTCAGCCTGATCATCGGTACCCTGGGCGTGCTGATGGCGATCACGCTGTTCATCTCCACCGCCATGATCTATGCCAGCCTGCGCTTCCTGCAGGAATGGCACTCGCCGCTGACGGTGGTGAACTTCATCCTCTTCGGCATGGCCTCGGGCTTTACCCTCACCGCAGCCTTCTCGGCCTGGACTGGGGTGGATCTGGTGGGCTTCTACGGCACCTGGGCGGTGCTGTTCACCATCATGGCCTTTGTCACCCGCTTCTGGTCGATGCTGCGCAACCAGCGCATCAAGCACAAGAGCGACATGCGCTCGGCACTGGGCATCCGTCACACGAAGATCACCCAGCGCTCGATGGGCTTCATGGGCGGTTCCTTCAACACCAAGGAATACTTCCACGGCAAGAGCGGTGCCTTCGTAGAGGCGGTGCGCCTGTTCTTCCTGGTGATGGTATTCGCGGTGCCGGTGGCGCTGCTCGCGGCCAGCAATGCGCTTGAGTCCAGGTGTCTTCCGGCGCTGGCCTTCCTTGCCCAGTACATCGGTCTGCTGGCCGAGCGCTGGTATTTCTTCGCCGAGGCCAAGCACCCGCAGAACCTGTACTACCAAACAGTGGGGTGAGCAGGCCAGTGCTGGGGGGATTCAGGTCCCCTTGCTGCCATTGATGACGTGCAGGCTCGGGTCGCGGGGGTGATGCTCGATGCGATTCCCGCCGGCCTGCTTGGCGCGATACATGGCGGCATCGGCCTGGCGCAGCAGTGTCTCCATGTCATTGGTCGCGCCCCTATCCAGGCAACGCCGATGCTGACTCTCGGGGCGAAGGTCTTGCCGCACAATTCCAGTGGCTGCTGGATGGCCTCCAGGACGCGCTGGGCGATGGCATCGGCGTGCATCTCCCCCGGTGTCCCCAGGTAGAGCACCACGAATTCGTCGCCACCGATGCGGGCGGCTTCGAAGCGCTCCAGCGTCAGCAGCTCGGTATGCCGAGATACGGTGGTGATTCGTTTGGCAACGATACGTAACAGGCGGTCTCCAGCCTCGTGTCCGAGGGTGTCGTTGACTTCCTTGAAGTTGTCGATGTCGATCAGGACCAGGGACAGTTCAAGCCCGTTGTTTTGCGCCTGTTGCAACAGGCGGTCAGCATATTCGTCGAACCGCCGGCGATTCGAAAGCTTGGTAAGCGGGTCCTGGTAGGCGAAACGCAACAGGCGGGAATTGATTTCCTTGACGTTGCGCAGCAGGCGACGGTTTTCGGCATTGCGTACCAGGTTGTCCCGAAGCACCAAGGCATAACGTAAGCCACTGGCCAGGATCAGGCCGGCATAGATGATGGCCACCACGGTGAAGGCCAGGTTGTTGCCCGGTGCCAGGAAGACGCCCCATGACACCAGGGACACGAAGATTGGCAGCGCAAAGGCCAGAAAGGTTGGTGGATGGACAGCATTGCTCGGTAGCGAGGCCGGGGGCAGGCACACCAGCGTGGTGATCATCATCAGTTGCACGGCCACCGGCATGTTCGGGTCGTGGAAGAGCATCAGCGAACCCCAGCAGGAACCACCGGCAAGGGCCCCAAGGGCATAGCGCCTTGCCGAGTGCAGGGGATGTTCATCGAAATGCTGCAGTTCGTGCCAGGCAAGAAACAGGCGAGCAAAGTTGATGACACTGAATCCCAGTATCCACAGGGTTATCTGCTCGAACGCGACGTGTTCCAGCAGGATTGCATACGTCAACAGAGCGACGAGATGCGACGCCACCAGGGTGCGTGGTGCGCCCTGCAGGAGTTCTGCCGTGACTGCCGTTTGCGTGGCGATGGGTCTGAGAACAGGAGCCCTCCTGGACACTTTTTCCTCCTGAAATCCTTTTTTATGGGGCCCTGCAGATACCCTCTCTCCCGACAATCGGATGGGAATTACACTATTGAACCGCCCCGGGTTTCCCGGAGACTCCATTTCTTGAGAGGATAGAGTCTATGGATACGAGCAAGAGATATTCCCCTGAGGTCCGGGAACGGGCGGTTCGCATGGTGTTTGATCATCAGGGCGAGCATGATTCCCAATGGGCGGCGATGACCTCCATCGCGGCCAAGATCGGCTGTACTGCGCAAATGGGTGAGACAGGCCGAGCGTGATCAAGGACTGCGTGAGGGTCTGACGACGTCGGAGCGCGAGCGGCTCAAGGCCTTGGAACGGGAGAACCGGGAGCTGAGGCGGGCCAACGAGATTCTGAAGACGGCGTCGGCTTTTTTTGCCCAGGCGGAGCTCGACCGCAAACTGAAGAGATGATCGCGTACATCGACGATCACAGGGATCGTTACGGGGTCGAGCCGATCTGCGCGGTGCTGCCGATCGCCCCGTCCACCTACTATGAGCACAAGGCCCGTGAGGCCGATCCACAGCGACTGCCGCGGCGATTGCAGCGGGATCGCGC
The sequence above is a segment of the endosymbiont of unidentified scaly snail isolate Monju genome. Coding sequences within it:
- a CDS encoding dimethyl sulfoxide reductase anchor subunit family protein; the encoded protein is MHPAFSVIFLTTLIGAAQGMFMALVTGQVYSMANLLEPQDSVTFYAAGSLIALLLLGGGLVAAVFHLGKPSYFITRAWRGVTQWRTSWLSRELIALPAFMFLVFLYGVVHYMGWTDTLFTIKGVIPVDLSLIIGTLGVLMAITLFISTAMIYASLRFLQEWHSPLTVVNFILFGMASGFTLTAAFSAWTGVDLVGFYGTWAVLFTIMAFVTRFWSMLRNQRIKHKSDMRSALGIRHTKITQRSMGFMGGSFNTKEYFHGKSGAFVEAVRLFFLVMVFAVPVALLAASNALESRCLPALAFLAQYIGLLAERWYFFAEAKHPQNLYYQTVG
- a CDS encoding diguanylate cyclase domain-containing protein, translated to MSRRAPVLRPIATQTAVTAELLQGAPRTLVASHLVALLTYAILLEHVAFEQITLWILGFSVINFARLFLAWHELQHFDEHPLHSARRYALGALAGGSCWGSLMLFHDPNMPVAVQLMMITTLVCLPPASLPSNAVHPPTFLAFALPIFVSLVSWGVFLAPGNNLAFTVVAIIYAGLILASGLRYALVLRDNLVRNAENRRLLRNVKEINSRLLRFAYQDPLTKLSNRRRFDEYADRLLQQAQNNGLELSLVLIDIDNFKEVNDTLGHEAGDRLLRIVAKRITTVSRHTELLTLERFEAARIGGDEFVVLYLGTPGEMHADAIAQRVLEAIQQPLELCGKTFAPRVSIGVAWIGARPMTWRHCCARPMPPCIAPSRPAGIASSITPATRACTSSMAARGPESPQHWPAHPTVW